From Streptomyces sp. NBC_00775, one genomic window encodes:
- a CDS encoding TcmI family type II polyketide cyclase — MHHALIVARMAPDSAPAIADVFAASDRGELPHLIGVKRRSLFQFGDVYMHLIEADQDPAPAIAKVAGHPEFRSISEELSAYVSAYDPQTWRSPKDAMAHCFYRWERDAAS, encoded by the coding sequence ATGCACCACGCCCTGATCGTCGCCCGCATGGCGCCCGACTCGGCCCCGGCGATCGCTGACGTGTTCGCCGCCTCCGACCGCGGCGAACTCCCGCACCTGATCGGCGTCAAGCGGCGCAGCCTCTTCCAGTTCGGTGACGTGTATATGCACCTCATCGAAGCCGACCAGGACCCGGCGCCCGCCATCGCGAAGGTGGCCGGGCATCCCGAGTTCCGCAGCATCAGCGAGGAACTCTCGGCGTACGTCAGCGCGTACGACCCGCAGACCTGGCGCAGCCCCAAGGACGCCATGGCGCACTGCTTCTACCGCTGGGAGCGCGACGCCGCCTCCTGA
- a CDS encoding SRPBCC family protein: MAGHTENSITIDAPLDLVWDMTNDIENWPQLFSEYASLEVLSREGDTTTFRLTMHPDENGKVWSWVSERTMDRAGRTVLARRVETGPFAHMNIRWEYKETPQGTHMHWVQDFAMKPEAPVDDAWMTDNINRNSVTQMALIRDKIEQAARDRQNAPLPR, translated from the coding sequence GTGGCCGGACACACCGAGAACAGCATCACGATCGACGCCCCCCTCGACCTCGTCTGGGACATGACCAACGACATCGAGAACTGGCCGCAGCTCTTCAGCGAGTACGCGTCCCTGGAGGTGCTCTCCCGCGAGGGCGACACGACGACGTTCCGCCTGACCATGCACCCGGACGAGAACGGGAAGGTCTGGAGCTGGGTCTCGGAGCGGACCATGGACCGCGCCGGGCGGACCGTCCTGGCCCGCCGCGTCGAGACCGGCCCCTTCGCCCACATGAACATCCGGTGGGAGTACAAGGAGACCCCGCAGGGCACCCACATGCACTGGGTGCAGGACTTCGCGATGAAGCCCGAGGCCCCGGTCGACGACGCCTGGATGACGGACAACATCAACCGCAACTCCGTCACGCAGATGGCCCTCATCCGGGACAAGATCGAGCAGGCCGCCCGCGACCGCCAGAACGCGCCCCTGCCCCGCTGA
- a CDS encoding phosphopantetheine-binding protein, translating into MIIEVTVDELAKLMKKAAGVSVDPKDLKHASDSPFGTLGLDSLGLLGIVGELENRYSKPLPPDAERCKTPREFLDLVNSTLKAGA; encoded by the coding sequence ATGATCATCGAAGTGACTGTCGACGAACTGGCCAAGCTGATGAAGAAGGCCGCCGGAGTCTCCGTCGACCCCAAGGACCTCAAGCACGCGTCGGATTCGCCGTTCGGCACCCTCGGCCTCGACTCGCTCGGCCTGCTCGGCATCGTCGGCGAGCTGGAGAACCGGTACAGCAAGCCGCTCCCGCCCGACGCGGAGCGCTGCAAGACCCCCAGGGAATTCCTCGACCTCGTCAACAGCACCCTCAAGGCTGGAGCCTGA
- a CDS encoding ketosynthase chain-length factor — MSNQRPRRAALTGIGVIAPNGLRADAYWKSIREGLGVLDRITREGCEHLPLRVAGEVRSFDAAALIEERFLVQTDRFSHFAMAATVLALDDAGLGGGDLDDPYDIGVVTAAGSGGGEFGQRELQKLWGQGSRYVGPYQSIAWFYAASTGQISIRGGFKGPCGVVASDEAGGLDAIAHAARDVRRGTGAVLVGAAEAPLAPYSMVCQLGYPELSTVEDPDRAYRPFTAGACGFAPGEGGAMLVVEDENRARERGAAIRATVAGHAATFTGASRWERSREGLAHAIRGALDEAGCAPEEIDVVFADALGVPEADRAEALAIADALGAHGTRVPVTAPKTGIGRTYCAAPVLDTAAAVLAMENGQVPPTPNVFDICHDLDLVMSSARPAELHTALVLSRGLMGSNAALVVRRGSESAR; from the coding sequence ATGAGCAATCAGCGCCCCCGGCGCGCGGCCCTCACCGGCATCGGTGTGATCGCGCCCAACGGACTGCGCGCCGACGCGTACTGGAAGTCCATCAGGGAAGGCCTCGGCGTCCTGGACCGGATCACCCGCGAGGGATGCGAGCACCTGCCGCTCCGTGTCGCGGGCGAAGTCCGGTCCTTCGACGCCGCGGCCCTCATCGAGGAGCGGTTCCTGGTCCAGACGGACCGCTTCAGCCACTTCGCGATGGCCGCCACCGTCCTCGCCCTCGACGACGCCGGCCTCGGCGGCGGTGACCTCGACGACCCGTACGACATCGGCGTCGTCACCGCGGCCGGGTCCGGCGGCGGCGAGTTCGGCCAGCGGGAACTCCAGAAGCTGTGGGGCCAGGGCTCCCGGTACGTCGGCCCGTACCAGTCCATCGCCTGGTTCTACGCCGCCAGCACCGGACAGATCTCCATCCGGGGCGGCTTCAAAGGGCCCTGCGGAGTGGTCGCGAGCGACGAGGCGGGTGGCCTGGACGCCATCGCGCACGCCGCCCGGGACGTACGGCGCGGAACCGGCGCGGTGCTCGTCGGAGCCGCGGAGGCGCCCCTCGCCCCGTACTCGATGGTGTGCCAGCTCGGCTACCCCGAGCTCAGCACCGTCGAGGACCCCGACCGCGCCTACCGGCCCTTCACCGCGGGAGCCTGCGGCTTCGCTCCCGGGGAGGGCGGCGCCATGCTCGTCGTCGAGGACGAGAACCGCGCCCGCGAGCGCGGTGCGGCCATCCGGGCCACCGTGGCCGGCCATGCCGCGACGTTCACCGGCGCCTCCCGCTGGGAGCGGTCCAGAGAGGGGCTCGCCCACGCGATCCGGGGCGCCCTCGACGAGGCCGGCTGTGCCCCGGAGGAGATCGACGTCGTGTTCGCCGACGCCCTGGGCGTACCGGAGGCGGACCGCGCCGAAGCACTGGCCATCGCCGATGCCCTGGGCGCGCACGGCACCCGCGTACCCGTCACCGCGCCCAAGACCGGAATCGGACGGACCTACTGCGCGGCACCCGTGCTGGACACCGCGGCCGCGGTGCTCGCCATGGAGAACGGCCAGGTACCCCCCACCCCCAACGTGTTCGACATCTGCCACGACCTCGACCTGGTGATGTCGAGCGCTCGCCCCGCCGAGCTGCACACGGCCCTGGTCCTCAGCAGGGGACTCATGGGCTCCAACGCGGCGCTGGTAGTGCGCCGCGGCAGCGAATCCGCCCGGTAG
- a CDS encoding beta-ketoacyl-[acyl-carrier-protein] synthase family protein produces MTRRVAVTGIGVVAPGGTGAEAFWDLLAGGRTATRGITLFDPAGLRSRIAAECDFDPLAHGLDPELSEHADRYIQFAVVAAGEAVRDSGLDADREDPWRIGVSLGSAVGGTTRLEHDYVLVSEGGRRWDVDHHAADPQLHMAFSPSTLASVVAEQFGAQGPVQTVSTGCTSGLDAVGYAFHTIEEGRADVCIAGASDSPISPITMACFDAIKATSPNNDDPEHASKPFDAHRNGFVMGEGAAVLVLEEYEHARARGAHIYCEISGYATYGNAYHMTGLTGEGLEMARAIDTTLDQARLDPTLIDYVNAHGSGTRQNDRHETAAVKRSLGAHAYDTPMSSIKSMVGHSLGAIGAIEVVACVLALKHQVVPPTANYETPDPECDLDYVPRTARPRKLRNVLSVGSGFGGFQSAVLLTRPGGRTR; encoded by the coding sequence GTGACCCGGCGGGTGGCCGTCACCGGTATCGGTGTGGTCGCTCCGGGCGGCACCGGGGCGGAGGCGTTCTGGGACCTCCTCGCAGGCGGCCGTACCGCGACCCGCGGCATCACGCTGTTCGATCCGGCGGGCCTGCGCTCGCGCATAGCCGCCGAATGCGACTTCGACCCGCTCGCGCACGGCCTGGACCCGGAGCTGAGCGAACACGCCGACCGGTACATCCAGTTCGCCGTGGTCGCCGCCGGTGAAGCCGTACGCGACTCCGGACTCGACGCCGACAGGGAAGACCCCTGGCGGATCGGAGTATCCCTGGGCAGCGCCGTCGGCGGTACCACCCGCCTGGAACACGACTACGTCCTGGTCAGTGAGGGCGGCCGGCGGTGGGACGTGGACCACCACGCGGCCGACCCCCAACTGCACATGGCGTTCTCGCCCAGCACGCTCGCCTCGGTCGTCGCCGAGCAGTTCGGTGCCCAGGGACCGGTGCAGACCGTCTCCACCGGCTGCACCTCCGGACTCGACGCGGTCGGCTACGCCTTCCACACCATCGAGGAAGGCCGGGCGGACGTCTGCATCGCCGGGGCGTCGGACTCGCCGATATCACCGATCACCATGGCCTGCTTCGACGCCATCAAGGCCACATCCCCCAACAACGACGACCCCGAGCACGCCTCCAAGCCCTTCGACGCCCACCGCAACGGCTTCGTCATGGGCGAGGGCGCCGCGGTGCTGGTCCTGGAGGAGTACGAGCACGCCCGAGCCCGCGGCGCGCACATCTACTGCGAGATCAGCGGCTACGCCACCTACGGCAACGCCTACCACATGACCGGTCTGACCGGTGAGGGGCTGGAGATGGCCCGGGCGATCGACACCACGCTCGACCAGGCCCGCCTCGACCCCACGCTGATCGACTACGTCAACGCGCACGGCTCGGGCACCCGACAGAACGACCGGCACGAGACCGCCGCGGTGAAGCGGTCCCTGGGCGCCCACGCCTACGACACGCCCATGAGCTCCATCAAATCCATGGTGGGGCACTCGCTGGGCGCGATCGGCGCGATCGAGGTCGTCGCCTGCGTGCTTGCTCTCAAGCACCAGGTGGTACCGCCGACGGCGAACTACGAGACCCCCGACCCCGAGTGCGACCTGGACTACGTGCCGCGCACCGCACGCCCGCGGAAGCTGAGGAACGTGCTCTCCGTGGGCAGCGGATTCGGCGGTTTCCAGTCCGCGGTCCTGCTGACCAGGCCGGGCGGGAGGACACGATGA
- a CDS encoding cupin domain-containing protein, giving the protein MFKKHPRIVDLSETEPNRRRGGDLRAMLTPATAGSTSGFMGLAIVQPGERIGEHYHPYSEEFVYVVTGALEVDLDGDTYGLKPDQGLLIPINMRHRFRNIGDTEARMVFHLGPLAPRPSLGHVDTEVTDDTAPGPEFATAGADLSAPDHGQPSERSGAIK; this is encoded by the coding sequence ATGTTCAAGAAGCATCCACGCATCGTGGACCTGAGCGAGACGGAACCCAACCGCAGGCGCGGAGGTGACCTGCGGGCCATGCTCACGCCCGCCACCGCGGGTTCCACCAGCGGCTTCATGGGCCTGGCCATCGTCCAGCCCGGCGAGCGCATCGGCGAGCACTACCACCCGTACTCCGAGGAGTTCGTGTACGTCGTCACCGGCGCGCTCGAAGTGGACCTGGACGGCGACACGTACGGGCTCAAGCCCGATCAGGGCCTCTTGATCCCGATCAACATGCGGCACCGCTTCCGCAACATCGGCGACACGGAAGCCCGCATGGTCTTCCACCTGGGCCCGCTCGCCCCGCGTCCGAGCCTCGGCCACGTCGACACGGAGGTGACCGACGACACCGCGCCCGGCCCCGAGTTCGCCACCGCCGGGGCGGACCTGTCCGCGCCGGACCACGGACAGCCGTCCGAGCGAAGTGGGGCCATAAAGTGA
- a CDS encoding SchA/CurD-like domain-containing protein, giving the protein MTISGRISQSAFDGSRLRVILLLDLYEGAQQQFLDAYEHMRNQVASVPGHLSDQLCQSIENPSQWLITSEWESAPPFLAWVNSEEHVETVRPMHSCVRDTRSMRYSILRETTPAQPLTPESARSAMQVEARVGDGVARHALTFTVKPGSESKVAEILAGYKSPQAQVDDTTKLRRTSLFMHGNRVVRAVEVEGDLLAALRHVARQPEVRAVEEAINPYLEQDRDLTDGDSARVFFTRAALPAVHHVVSGRKAPADLRRHALYYPARAGCGMELARLLAHQDEAAAEDPKSPVYGSTVFQRDDIVVRLIDITGELDLDPVASLGLSGRKKAAELERLLDGAAIGVEGSLETERNINRLLSHADMMPITDRSSTDS; this is encoded by the coding sequence ATGACCATCTCGGGACGCATATCGCAGTCGGCATTCGACGGTTCCAGGCTGCGGGTGATCCTGCTGCTCGATCTGTACGAAGGAGCCCAGCAGCAATTCCTCGACGCGTACGAGCACATGCGCAATCAGGTCGCGTCGGTCCCCGGTCACCTCAGTGACCAGCTCTGCCAGTCGATCGAGAACCCCTCGCAGTGGCTCATCACCAGCGAGTGGGAGAGCGCACCGCCCTTCCTCGCGTGGGTGAACAGCGAGGAGCACGTCGAAACGGTCCGGCCGATGCACAGCTGCGTCCGCGACACCCGGTCGATGCGCTACAGCATCCTCCGGGAGACGACCCCCGCTCAGCCGCTCACGCCGGAATCGGCCAGGTCGGCGATGCAGGTGGAGGCCCGCGTGGGTGACGGTGTGGCACGCCACGCCCTCACGTTCACCGTCAAGCCGGGCTCCGAGTCGAAGGTCGCGGAGATCCTGGCCGGGTACAAGTCACCCCAGGCCCAGGTCGACGACACCACGAAGCTGCGCCGTACCTCGCTCTTCATGCACGGCAACCGCGTCGTGCGGGCCGTCGAAGTGGAGGGCGACCTGCTCGCGGCACTGCGCCACGTGGCGCGCCAGCCCGAGGTGCGGGCGGTCGAAGAGGCCATCAACCCGTACCTGGAGCAGGACCGGGACCTGACCGACGGCGATTCGGCGCGGGTCTTCTTCACCCGGGCCGCGCTCCCGGCCGTGCACCATGTGGTGTCCGGCCGTAAGGCACCCGCCGACCTGCGGCGTCACGCGCTCTACTACCCGGCCAGAGCGGGCTGCGGTATGGAGCTGGCCCGGTTGCTCGCCCATCAGGACGAGGCCGCGGCGGAGGACCCGAAGAGCCCGGTGTACGGCAGCACGGTCTTCCAGCGCGACGACATCGTGGTGCGCCTCATCGACATCACGGGCGAGCTCGACCTCGACCCCGTCGCCTCCCTCGGCCTCAGCGGCCGCAAGAAGGCCGCGGAGCTGGAGCGCCTCCTCGATGGTGCCGCGATCGGCGTCGAGGGCTCCCTGGAGACGGAACGCAACATCAACCGCCTCCTGTCGCACGCCGACATGATGCCCATCACCGACCGCAGCTCGACGGATTCCTGA
- a CDS encoding FAD-dependent oxidoreductase, which yields MNRLKEAGEVGHHTPVLIVGGSLVGLSTSLFLGRLGVPHMLVERHSGTSIHPRGRGNNVRTMELFRVAGAQRRIEEAASVLAENHGILQTPTLVGDAGEWLFKEIDPGGGLARFSPSAWCLCSQNDLEPVLLETARELGGDLRFHTELMSFEQDSQGVTAQVKSRDTGEHSTIRADYLVAADGPRSPIRERLGIGQTGPGDLFHNVSVTFTSRGLADVVGDRRFIVCYLTNPEADGALLPVDNKEHWVFHAPWHPEHGETLEEFTDERCEEHIRRAVGVPDLDVRITGRAAWHAAERVAERYADGRVFLAGDSAHEMSPTGAFGSNTGIQDAHNLAWKLAAVVGGWAGPGLLKSYDAERRPVAEATSARASSRSVEHSHPGYTPGPEAGRPGGPGGSGVTGGPGRPGGPGGPGAPGAAGGPGGPGRPGGPGGGPGGPGGPGGKGGILNVALGYRYPRGAVLGADQTMPVVPEGMRLTGEPGSRAPHMWLTDAGARISTLDLYERSLVLLSCADGAGGWHAAAKAVAKQLSVPLDSYRVGSGSDAELSPASEMDWAEVHGVTADGAVLVRPDGFVAWRSEGASADPTTALREALEAVLDRR from the coding sequence ATGAACCGATTGAAAGAGGCCGGCGAGGTCGGTCACCACACGCCCGTCCTCATCGTCGGCGGCTCTCTGGTGGGCCTGTCCACCTCCCTGTTCCTGGGGCGACTCGGCGTGCCGCACATGCTCGTCGAGCGCCACTCGGGCACCTCGATCCATCCGCGCGGACGCGGAAACAACGTGCGCACGATGGAGTTGTTCCGGGTGGCCGGGGCTCAGCGGCGCATCGAGGAGGCCGCGTCGGTCCTGGCCGAGAACCACGGCATCCTCCAGACGCCGACCCTGGTGGGCGATGCCGGCGAATGGCTGTTCAAGGAGATCGACCCCGGCGGCGGTCTGGCCCGCTTCAGCCCCAGCGCCTGGTGTCTGTGCAGCCAGAACGACCTGGAGCCGGTGCTGCTGGAGACCGCGCGCGAGCTGGGCGGAGATCTGCGGTTCCACACGGAGCTGATGTCGTTCGAGCAGGACTCCCAGGGGGTGACCGCGCAGGTCAAGAGCCGGGACACCGGCGAGCACAGCACCATCCGCGCGGATTACCTCGTCGCGGCGGACGGTCCGCGCAGCCCCATCCGCGAGCGGCTCGGCATCGGGCAGACCGGACCGGGCGACCTCTTCCACAACGTGAGCGTCACCTTCACCTCCCGCGGCCTCGCGGACGTCGTCGGTGACCGGCGCTTCATCGTCTGCTACCTGACCAATCCGGAGGCCGACGGGGCCCTGCTGCCGGTCGACAACAAGGAGCACTGGGTGTTCCACGCTCCCTGGCACCCCGAGCACGGCGAAACCCTGGAGGAGTTCACCGACGAGCGGTGCGAGGAACACATCCGGCGAGCCGTGGGCGTACCCGACCTCGATGTGCGGATCACCGGCAGGGCCGCCTGGCACGCCGCCGAGCGGGTCGCCGAACGGTACGCGGACGGCAGGGTGTTCCTGGCCGGCGACTCGGCCCACGAGATGTCCCCCACCGGGGCGTTCGGCTCCAACACCGGTATCCAGGACGCGCACAACCTCGCCTGGAAGCTGGCCGCCGTGGTGGGCGGCTGGGCCGGCCCCGGACTGCTGAAGTCCTACGACGCGGAGCGCCGCCCGGTCGCGGAGGCAACCAGCGCACGCGCCTCGTCGCGCTCGGTCGAGCACAGCCACCCCGGGTACACGCCCGGCCCCGAAGCCGGCAGGCCTGGCGGACCCGGTGGATCCGGTGTCACCGGCGGCCCCGGCCGACCTGGGGGACCCGGTGGCCCCGGGGCACCTGGTGCCGCCGGCGGCCCTGGTGGCCCCGGCCGACCCGGTGGCCCCGGCGGCGGTCCTGGCGGTCCTGGCGGCCCCGGTGGCAAGGGCGGAATCCTGAACGTGGCGCTGGGCTACCGCTATCCGCGCGGCGCGGTCCTCGGCGCCGATCAGACGATGCCGGTCGTGCCCGAGGGCATGCGGTTGACGGGCGAGCCCGGGAGCCGGGCACCCCACATGTGGCTGACCGACGCGGGCGCCCGGATCTCCACCCTCGACCTGTACGAGCGGTCCCTGGTGCTGCTGAGCTGCGCGGACGGCGCCGGCGGGTGGCACGCCGCGGCGAAGGCGGTCGCGAAACAGCTCTCCGTGCCGCTCGACTCGTACCGGGTCGGCAGCGGGTCCGACGCGGAGCTGTCCCCCGCGAGCGAGATGGACTGGGCGGAGGTCCACGGCGTCACCGCGGACGGTGCGGTGCTGGTCCGCCCCGACGGATTCGTCGCCTGGAGGTCCGAAGGGGCTTCAGCTGATCCCACCACGGCGTTGCGGGAGGCCCTCGAGGCGGTCCTGGACCGGCGCTGA
- a CDS encoding C1 family peptidase, translated as MDAPLNGQVGGMGWIPDHPDIRDYTKDAPQVDKFLGSAGILSRAISAPPPLVDLRPRCSPIVDQGNLGSCTANAAAGVLEYFEIQSSGSYTPASRRFIYKATRNFLDLHGDTGAYLRSTMGALALFGVPPEKFWSYDITHFDDEPPAFCYAFGGNYQALLYYRLDPPGINLNELLTDIKATLAGGLPAMFGFPVYTSIRQATGGNIPFPASHGESVLGGHAIVAVGYDDSRTVTNPVDSSTTTGALIIRNSWGTSWGDHGYGYLPYDYVTKGLADDFWVLVNAENVAVNPFTARSG; from the coding sequence ATGGACGCTCCGCTCAATGGACAGGTCGGCGGGATGGGCTGGATACCCGACCACCCCGACATCCGCGACTACACCAAGGACGCACCGCAGGTCGACAAGTTCCTCGGCTCGGCAGGGATACTCTCCCGGGCCATCAGTGCGCCGCCTCCGCTCGTCGACCTGCGGCCCAGGTGCTCGCCCATCGTGGACCAGGGCAACCTCGGCTCCTGTACGGCCAATGCGGCCGCCGGAGTACTCGAGTACTTCGAGATCCAGTCCTCCGGCTCGTACACCCCCGCCTCTCGCCGGTTCATCTACAAGGCGACGCGCAACTTCCTCGACCTCCACGGCGACACCGGTGCGTACCTCCGCTCCACCATGGGCGCCCTCGCGCTCTTCGGCGTCCCCCCGGAGAAGTTCTGGTCCTACGACATCACGCACTTCGACGACGAACCGCCCGCGTTCTGCTACGCCTTCGGCGGGAACTACCAGGCACTGCTGTACTACCGGCTGGACCCGCCGGGCATCAACCTCAACGAACTGCTCACCGACATCAAGGCCACCCTCGCGGGCGGGCTGCCGGCCATGTTCGGCTTCCCGGTCTACACCAGTATTCGGCAGGCCACCGGGGGCAACATCCCCTTCCCCGCCTCGCACGGCGAGAGCGTTCTCGGGGGCCACGCGATCGTCGCCGTCGGCTACGACGACAGCCGCACGGTGACCAACCCCGTCGACAGCAGCACCACGACGGGCGCACTCATCATCCGCAACTCCTGGGGCACGTCCTGGGGCGACCACGGCTACGGCTACCTGCCGTACGACTACGTCACCAAGGGCCTCGCGGATGACTTCTGGGTGCTCGTGAACGCCGAGAACGTCGCCGTGAACCCGTTCACCGCACGGTCCGGCTGA
- a CDS encoding ABC transporter ATP-binding protein yields the protein MGSPESREVPPGRGPVLLALRYYGRELARLRRLTVPGMLLPAMGNIGINYIAPLIVAKLVGRIAGDADISIGSTMPYVLGFAGALLAAELLWRIGLHCLNRLDALGIEQLYVIGMDELFAKDAAFFHDNFAGSLTKRVLSFASRFEEFVDTLTFSVMGSLVPLLFGSVVLWRYEPLLVVGLLAMIALTALCVIPLIRRRQALVVQREAAIARVSGHVADSLMNMDTVRAFAAEEREAAEHRSRVAASRRLTLRSWDYGNLRIDTLVAPLSVLTNALGLLLAVALGGGEHGVEAVVVAFTYYSNATRIMFEFNQIYRRLESSMTEAAQFTELLLSPPTVLDPESPEPLRSRAADVHFERVTFAHAGAEPLFEGLDLAVPSGARIGLVGRSGGGKTTLTRLLLRLTDIEAGRILIGGQDISRLRQSDLRSLIAYVPQDPAMFHRTLRDNIAFARPDATDAEIRRAADAAHVTEFADALPDGFDTMVGERGIKLSGGQRQRVALARAILRDAPILLLDEATSALDSESEILVQEALWRLMEGRTALVVAHRLSTVAGMDQLVVLDHGRIVEKGTHQELLASEGAYAKLWQHQSGGFLDDTPARADLH from the coding sequence ATGGGATCGCCTGAATCGCGCGAGGTTCCGCCGGGCAGGGGCCCGGTGCTGCTCGCACTTCGTTATTACGGACGGGAGTTAGCCCGCCTGCGGCGGCTGACCGTCCCCGGGATGCTGCTGCCGGCGATGGGCAACATCGGCATCAACTACATCGCGCCACTGATCGTCGCGAAGCTCGTCGGCCGTATCGCCGGGGATGCCGATATCTCCATCGGCTCCACGATGCCGTACGTCCTCGGCTTCGCCGGAGCCCTGCTCGCCGCGGAGTTGCTGTGGCGCATCGGTCTGCACTGCCTGAACCGACTCGACGCCCTTGGTATCGAGCAGCTGTACGTGATCGGCATGGACGAGCTGTTCGCCAAGGACGCCGCGTTCTTCCACGACAACTTCGCCGGATCGCTGACCAAGCGGGTCCTGAGCTTCGCCTCCCGCTTCGAGGAGTTCGTCGACACACTGACCTTCTCGGTCATGGGCAGCCTCGTGCCGCTGCTGTTCGGGTCGGTGGTGCTGTGGCGCTACGAACCGCTGCTCGTCGTCGGACTCCTGGCGATGATCGCCCTGACGGCGCTGTGCGTGATACCCCTCATCCGTCGCCGCCAGGCGCTCGTCGTTCAGCGCGAGGCGGCGATCGCCCGGGTCTCGGGTCACGTCGCAGACAGCCTGATGAACATGGACACGGTCCGGGCGTTCGCGGCGGAGGAACGCGAGGCCGCCGAGCACCGGTCCCGCGTCGCGGCGTCGCGACGGCTCACGCTGAGGTCGTGGGACTACGGCAACCTGCGCATCGACACGCTGGTCGCGCCACTGTCCGTGCTGACCAACGCGCTGGGCCTGCTGCTCGCGGTCGCGCTCGGCGGGGGCGAGCACGGCGTCGAGGCGGTCGTGGTCGCTTTCACGTACTACTCCAACGCGACGCGGATCATGTTCGAGTTCAACCAGATCTACCGTCGCCTGGAGAGTTCGATGACCGAGGCCGCGCAGTTCACGGAGCTGTTGCTGTCGCCGCCCACCGTACTCGACCCGGAGTCACCGGAGCCGCTGCGGTCCCGGGCCGCCGACGTCCACTTCGAGCGGGTGACCTTCGCCCACGCGGGCGCGGAGCCGCTCTTCGAGGGCCTCGACCTGGCCGTGCCCAGCGGCGCGAGGATCGGTCTCGTCGGCCGGTCCGGCGGGGGCAAGACCACCCTCACCCGGCTGCTGCTGCGGCTGACGGACATCGAGGCCGGCCGGATCCTGATCGGGGGTCAGGACATCAGCAGGCTGCGCCAGAGCGACCTGCGCAGCCTGATCGCCTACGTGCCGCAGGACCCGGCGATGTTCCACCGCACGCTGCGGGACAACATCGCGTTCGCCAGGCCGGACGCCACCGACGCCGAGATCCGTCGCGCGGCCGACGCGGCGCACGTCACGGAGTTCGCCGACGCGCTGCCGGACGGGTTCGACACGATGGTGGGCGAGCGCGGTATCAAGCTGTCCGGCGGACAGCGCCAGCGGGTCGCCCTCGCCAGGGCGATCCTGCGCGACGCGCCGATCCTGCTGCTCGACGAGGCGACCAGCGCCCTGGACTCCGAGAGCGAGATCCTTGTCCAGGAGGCGCTGTGGCGGCTCATGGAGGGACGGACCGCGCTCGTGGTGGCGCACCGGCTGAGCACGGTCGCCGGTATGGACCAGCTCGTCGTCCTCGACCACGGACGGATCGTCGAGAAGGGCACGCACCAGGAGCTGCTCGCCTCGGAGGGTGCCTACGCGAAGCTGTGGCAGCACCAGTCGGGCGGCTTCCTCGACGACACCCCCGCGCGGGCCGACCTGCATTGA
- a CDS encoding sarcosine oxidase subunit gamma produces MADTALSVPRRSPLAGAADRLAAVTRASGGAVRLAELPFLAQVNVRLDAKGAAADAIALALALPLPLEPNTVVRAGELTAVWLGPDEWLVVGPAGTQRDVESRIRAAAGAEPVSVTDVSAQRTTLLVAGPRARDLLAHGCPLDLHPRAFGAGRCAQTTLARAQIVLVARDEPGTGFWVLVRSSFAGYLADWLLDAAAEYV; encoded by the coding sequence ATGGCTGACACCGCCCTTTCCGTCCCGCGCCGCAGTCCCCTGGCAGGGGCCGCCGACCGGCTGGCCGCCGTGACGCGTGCCTCCGGGGGCGCGGTCCGGCTGGCCGAACTTCCCTTCCTGGCCCAGGTCAACGTCCGGCTCGACGCCAAGGGAGCGGCAGCGGACGCCATCGCGCTCGCGCTGGCGCTCCCACTGCCCCTCGAACCCAACACCGTCGTACGCGCCGGCGAGCTGACCGCTGTGTGGCTCGGCCCAGACGAGTGGCTGGTGGTCGGCCCGGCGGGCACTCAGCGGGACGTCGAGAGCCGGATCCGGGCGGCGGCCGGTGCCGAGCCCGTGTCCGTCACCGATGTCTCCGCCCAGCGCACCACCCTCCTCGTCGCGGGTCCCCGCGCCCGCGACCTGCTGGCACACGGCTGCCCGCTGGATCTGCACCCGCGTGCCTTCGGGGCCGGACGCTGCGCCCAGACCACCCTGGCCCGGGCACAGATCGTGCTGGTCGCCCGGGACGAACCCGGGACCGGATTCTGGGTGCTGGTCCGTTCGTCCTTCGCCGGCTATCTGGCGGACTGGCTGCTGGACGCGGCCGCGGAATACGTCTGA